The Candidatus Cloacimonadota bacterium region GTGGTCTCCTTTGGATTTCATCTGATACTCTTTCAGTAGAAACCAGATTTTTCTCTACAGCTAATCAGTCAAGTGTTTTCGCAAATAGACACGGGCGAAAGCATGAACTTCCGCCCGTACGTGATATCATGCTCTCTTACAAAAGCGCATTTAGTTTATCCATTATCTTTCCCTTCTGTACCAATCCTACCAGCTGGTCATTTACTGTGCCTGCTTTAAAAATCAGTAAGGTCGGGATGGACATGATGGAATACTTCCCGGCAATTTCCGGGCTTTCATCGATGTTTACTTTGCAGATCTTCACTTTGCCGTCCACTTCGTCGGCAAGCTTCTGAATGATTGGCAATAAGGCTTTACAGGGACCGCACCAGGGAGCCCAAAAATCTACTAATACCGGGATCTCGGACTTTAAGACTTCGGCCTCAAAGGTATCAGTCTTTACTTCTACTATTGCCATAATAAACTACTCGACTACAGCCAAAATGTCGCTCTTGGATAAAATGAGATACTTCTCGCCGTCAAGCTCGATCTCGGTGCCGGCATACTTGCCATATAGCACCTTTTCACCTACTTTTACTATCTTTTGCAGGTCTTCGTCTGTACCCACGGCAATAATCTCTGCTATCTGCGGTTTCTCTTTGGCAGTATCCGGTATGATGATCCCGCCGATCTTCTTCTCTTCAGAGGTGGCTGTTTTCACCACCACATGGTCTTCGATAGGTCTCAGTTTCATAATAACCTCCATAGTTTTACGTATGATTCCTAAGAATTATGATAGTCAGTTTCTTGTTCTTAGCAAACACTTTTTTGGAGTGCTAATTTTTGTCAAGGCCAAAGCGACGAAATTCCTGCATGTCTTGATTATCTCCCTTATTTGTCAGGATATTGAGGTATCAGGAAGCAGTGAAAACTGCTTTAAGCCCTCACCCCAAACTTCAAATCGCACTCACTTGGACAAATGTGGATAATTGTTTATCTGGTTTGGAGATAGATTAGACTACGTTTGGACTTGGGCATAGCCTGTTTTAGACGTATTTGGACGTCTTTTTATCACTGTATCTTCAAATTTAGGCCGATTTTAGACTGGACTTGGACATCCGAAGGGTTGGCCGACATCAGTCGAGTTTAAATTGGCGCAGCTGAAGTGACATATTCTTGATATGATGTTCATCCAAATCCTGATCCGAGTCCATATTGTTGACGTTTCCGTCTAAACTATGCTTTATGTCCATCGTCGAGATGGCCAAGGTGCTCTTCCCGGAGGGACAGGATACTCCAACCCTGATATCCAAGTTCCTCACCTATCCTGATGGCTATATCGATGCCTATGATGCTCTTGCAGGATGCCTGGAACACTTCTCCGAATATGATGTCGGTAGGAACAGAGTGAAAGTCCGGAGATTCATATTCTAATGAACTACTATGATAAGCTCATGCCTGAGCAACTTGTAAGTAAAGCTGCCGAGACTAAGAAAGTAGTGTCCCAGCCTACTCCATGAGCAATCTGCTCAATCTCCTGGATACCGATGAGTATCACTCGGGTTGTGTGGATGCCCTGTCAATGGCAACCGTGATGGAGTTCGACTGCAAGAACAGCTAGGTTAAGTCCTGGATGGAAGCTGTGGAGTTTCCTGCCTGTGAAGACCAGACGACTATCCTGGCGGAGCTGATGAAGTTCTATCTGGCGTGCGGTAATGGCTTTCTGATCAAGATTCGGAACGCTCAAGGTCAGTAGATGGGGCTGGAACGCATGCTGCCCAGTGAAGTGCAGATCGTAGAGAACTATGACGAGTTTGGCTTCTTTCGCCCTAACTATATCCAGGTGAAGAATAACCAGAAGAAGGACTTTGCTTACGAGGACATCATCCACGTAAAGAAGTCCACTTCTGGGGGATATTGCCTCCCTCGGCAATGCATTCAACATCCATGCAATAGGCGGCTTTTATTTCCGTTTCCATTCTATGTCATTTTTTTGTCGAGCAACCCAGACTCTTTCGCTCCTATAGTGAAAGCTGCTTTTAGCTGCTTGTTACTCAGAAAAGCTTCAAGATGAAGCTTCTAAACCCAAAAAAAAGCCTGCCCAATTATGCGGACAGGCTTGGAGAAGAGTAAATTTTGTCTTACAGGAAGCGCTTTACAACTTCCACTACTTCAGGCAGATCCATGCCGATGTTTTTCAGATGTTCCAAAGTGGGCACACCTTCCTTGGTCCAGCCTTTACGTTCATACACAGCATCTACGAGTTGTTGATATTGATCTTCGCGATATTGGCGGGTGATTTCCATCTTCTCAGCAGTAGATTTGCCTGTGGGATCCACGCCAATCTTGTTTTTCAGCAAGTTGTCGTAGCGTTCAATGCGGGAAAGGTATTCTTCCTCGGTAACTGGGCCTACGGCGCGATAGGGGGGAATATCATCCTGGCGGCGACCTCCGCCCATCCTCATGCAAAAGACTTTCTGGAAGTTGTAAACCCGTTCGCTTTGACGTATCAGCTCGTGTTTATCCATCGGTTTTCCCGTGATTGCTTTGTAGATATCCACATAGTTTTGAACGTGTTCAGGTACCTTTGCCGGTTCGTCGGTTTGAGCGTTATCAGCAGGTTCGATGTCGTTCCAGGGAAGCTTGCACAATCCCTGCAAGCCAAACCAG contains the following coding sequences:
- a CDS encoding co-chaperone GroES — translated: MKLRPIEDHVVVKTATSEEKKIGGIIIPDTAKEKPQIAEIIAVGTDEDLQKIVKVGEKVLYGKYAGTEIELDGEKYLILSKSDILAVVE
- the trxA gene encoding thioredoxin, which codes for MAIVEVKTDTFEAEVLKSEIPVLVDFWAPWCGPCKALLPIIQKLADEVDGKVKICKVNIDESPEIAGKYSIMSIPTLLIFKAGTVNDQLVGLVQKGKIMDKLNALL